The Melospiza georgiana isolate bMelGeo1 chromosome Z, bMelGeo1.pri, whole genome shotgun sequence genome contains a region encoding:
- the ENC1 gene encoding ectoderm-neural cortex protein 1, with protein MSVSMHENRKSRASTGSINIHLFHKSSYADSVLTHLNLLRQQRLFTDVLLHAGNRSFPCHRAVLAACSRYFEAMFSGGLKESQDSEVNFHNSIHPEVLELLLDYAYSSRVIINEENAESLLEAGDMLEFQDIRDACAEFLEKNLHPTNCLGMLLLSDAHQCTKLYELSWRMCLSNFQSISKSEDFLQLPKDMVVQLLSSEELETEDERLVYESAINWVNYDLSKRHCYLPELLQTVRLALLPAIYLMENVAMEELITKQRKSNEIVEESIRCKLKILQNDGVVTSLCARPRKTGHSLFLLGGQTFMCDKLYLVDQKAKAIIPKADIPSPRKEFSACAIGCKVYITGGRGSENGVSKDVWVYDTLHEEWSKAAPMLVARFGHGSAELKHCLYVVGGHTAATGCLPASPSVSLKQVEQYDPVTNKWTMVAPLREGVSNAAVVSAKLKLFAFGGTSVSHDKLPKVQCYDQCENRWTVPATCPQPWRYTAAAVLGNQIFIMGGDTEFSACSAYKFNSEAYQWTKVGDVTAKRMSCHAVASGNKLYAVGGYFGIQRCKTLHCYDPTLDAWNSITTVPYSLIPAAFVSTWKHLPS; from the coding sequence ATGTCAGTCAGCATGCATGAAAATCGCAAGTCCAGGGCCAGTACTGGCTCCATAAACATACACTTGTTCCACAAGTCATCCTATGCTGATAGTGTCCTTACTCACCTAAACCTTCTGCGTCAGCAGCGTCTCTTTACAGATGTACTTCTCCATGCTGGAAACAGGTCATTCCCCTGCCACAGAGCAGTTCTAGCTGCTTGTAGCCGCTATTTTGAAGCAATGTTCAGCGGAGGACTGAAAGAGAGCCAGGACAGTGAAGTCAACTTTCACAACTCTATTCACCCAGAAGTCCTGGAGCTTCTTCTGGACTATGCATATTCCTCCAGAGTTATCATCAATGAGGAAAATGCAGAGTCACTGCTGGAGGCTGGTGACATGCTGGAGTTTCAGGACATTCGGGATGCTTGTGCAGAGTTTCTGGAGAAAAACCTTCATCCCACCAACTGTcttgggatgctgctgctgtcagatgCTCATCAGTGTACCAAGCTGTATGAGCTCTCTTGGAGGATGTGCCTTAGCAACTTCCAGAGTATCAGTAAAAGCGAAGACTTCCTCCAGCTGCCAAAAGACATGGTAGTGCAGCTCCTTTCCAGTGAAGAATTAGAAACTGAAGATGAAAGGCTGGTATATGAATCAGCTATTAACTGGGTCAACTATGACCTGAGTAAGCGTCACTGTTACCTGCCAGAGCTACTGCAGACAGTGAGACTGGCCCTCCTGCCAGCCATATACCTTATGGAGAATGTGGCCATGGAAGAACTTATCaccaagcaaaggaaaagcaacGAGATTGTAGAAGAATCAATAAGATGCAAGTTGAAGATCTTACAGAATGATGGAGTGGTCACCAGCTTGTGTGCCAGACCCCGAAAAACTGGCCattcactttttcttttagGTGGCCAAACCTTTATGTGTGACAAGCTGTACTTGGTGGATCAAAAGGCCAAGGCGATCATTCCAAAGGCTGACATTCCAAGCCCACGGAAAGAGTTCAGTGCTTGTGCCATAGGCTGCAAGGTGTATATCACTGGGGGACGAGGATCAGAAAATGGGGTCTCCAAAGACGTGTGGGTGTATGACACCCTTCATGAGGAGTGGTCGAAGGCTGCTCCCATGCTGGTGGCTAGGTTTGGCCATGGCTCTGCTGAACTTAAGCACTGTTTGTATGTAGTAGGGGGGCACACTGCAGCAACTGGTTGCCTTCCAGCTTCCCCTTCAGTATCCCTGAAGCAAGTAGAACAGTACGACCCCGTGACCAACAAATGGACCATGGTTGCCCCACTGCGAGAGGGAGTGAGCAATGCAGCTGTCGTCAGTGCGAAGCTGAAGCTGTTTGCTTTTGGTGGTACCAGCGTTAGCCATGACAAGCTGCCCAAAGTCCAGTGCTATGATCAGTGTGAAAACAGATGGACTGTACCAGccacctgcccccagccctggcgctacacagctgcagctgttctGGGAAACCAGATTTTTATTATGGGTGGAGATACTGAATTCTCTGCATGCTCTGCTTATAAATTCAATAGTGAGGCATACCAGTGGACTAAGGTGGGAGATGTGACAGCGAAGCGAATGAGCTGCCATGCAGTGGCTTCTGGAAACAAATTGTATGCGGTTGGAGGCTACTTTGGCATTCAGAGGTGCAAGACATTGCACTGCTACGATCCCACGTTAGATGCGTGGAACAGCATAACAACTGTGCCCTATTCATTAATTCCCGCGGCATTTGTCAGCACATGGAAGCACCTCCCCTCCTAA